The Canis lupus familiaris isolate Mischka breed German Shepherd chromosome 5, alternate assembly UU_Cfam_GSD_1.0, whole genome shotgun sequence region TTTGGGACAATGCTAATCGCTTCCCCAGGGTGGACTGAGCCCCAACCCAGTGAGCACACACGGGGAGCTTCTTCCAAGAAAACCCAGATTCCTGGCACCCCATCTCTGGCATCCTCCTAAcccagggttctttttttttttttttctaattttatttatttatttatgatagtcacacagagagagagagagagaggcagacataggcagagggagaagcaggctccatgcaccgggagcccgatgtgggattcgatcccgggtctccaggatcgtgccctgggccaaaggcaggcgccaaaccgctgcgccacccagggatccctaacccaGGGTTCTTTAGGGGTGGAACCTAGGAACACAAATCTTCAGTAGGCACCTCAGATGGTCAAGGCGGGTGGCccaagaagactttatttttaaagattttattttttcatgagagagacagagacacaggcagagggagaagcaggctccccgcggggagcccgatgcgggacttgatgccaggaccccggggtcgctctttgagcccaaggcaggcgttcagccgctgagccacccaggcatccctcaaggaGACTAGTGTTAAAACTTGAACCACCAGTTCGAGGGCGCTCAGCTCGAAGGCAGCATCACCACGTTTGGCCACAAGGTGGCAGCAGAGAGGCCAGGAGAACCGGGCGTGGGCGGCAGGTGCGGGAGGTGAGCTCACCTGGGCTCGGCCTGTGGAAGGGGGCGGCCCCCACGCCGCACGGCCTCCTTTGCTAGGTGCCAGTTGTGCCCTGCAGCCGCCTCTCTCAGCCGCAGGCCTTCGTGGAGGAGACTGCCGAAGTCTGTGGGCAGCAGCCGCAGGCCGTGACCTTAGCTGGGCTGGGAGTGGTGATGAGTTCCACGTGAGTGACAGAAGACAAGGGACGTCACTTGCGTGGGGCAGCTCACGCAAAGGAAAACAGCGCAGGTTGGCAGCAGGGGTACCCCACCCGCCCGACAAGCTGGTAGGTCCAGGTGCTCATAAAGGACCCGCACCTGCAGGGTTGGCTCCAGTCCCCAGAGGGTCAGGCCGGGCCGGGGCGACGgccagcaggaggcagaggaTGCTGGGACGGGGCAGCTGCCTCCGGGAGCAGCCAGGACGTCTCTGGCTGACACTGCAGGGGGAAGAGGATTAGATGACAGTCCCCTAACCCGGCCCGGAACtaacaccgcccccccccccagcctgtcCCCCTAAAGCTGCCAGAGCTCAGAATAACCCCGAGGACCAGACAGTGGGATGGCAGGGGCTCTGCTTGGTGCCCTGCTCCTCCTGCAGCTCCTGGGTACGCGCGTGCTCGGCCTCCTGCGGGAGGGACACTGACACGCAAGGGATGGGGCAGAGCCAGCAGGACGCAGGGTCTGGCTAGGGGCAGACACACGGAGCAGCGGGAGtcgcccccagcccctcctgggcaGCGAGCCCACCGCCTCACCCATCAGCAGGTGGAGCTGAGGCCAAGAACGAGGAGCTGCATCTGTACCACCATCTCTTCGACAACTATGACCCAGGAAGCCGGCCCGTGAAGGAGCCTGAAGACACGGTCACCATCACCCTCAAGGTCACCCTGACCAACCTTATCTCCCTGGTAAGATGCCCCCACCCGCACCCACCGTCCTGGGGGCTAGTTCCGACCTCCACCACCCTGACTCCGGCTCGTCTCCAGAACGAGAAGGAGGAGACCCTGACCACCAGCGTCTGGATTGGAATCGTGAGTGAGAGCCGGGGAGCCGAGTGGGGGTCCTGCCCAGGTCTCCCCAACTCCTGCGGGCGCCAGGTGGAGACGCAGGGCACTGCCGGCCATCCCCACCCCTAGGACTGGCAGGATTACCGACTCAACTACAGCAAGGACGACTTCGGGGGCGTGGAGACCTTGCGGGTCCCTTCGGAGCTCGTATGGCTCCCGGAGATTGTGCTGGAGAACAAGTGAGGCCGCGGCCCTGCACctggcgggcggggccggggttGGGCCCGGGCAGACGCCGGCTCTCTCGCGGCGCCCACAGCATTGACGGCCAGTTCGGCGTGGCCTACGACGCCAACGTGCTGATCTACGAGGGCGGCTACGTGAGCTGGCTGCCCCCCGCCATCTACCGCAGCACCTGCGCCGTGGAGGTCACCTACTTCCCCTTCGACTGGCAGAACTGCTCGCTGGTCTTCCGGTGGGACAAGCTGctcaggggcggggggcagggaaggggctggggggcggtgggcaggagggcagggggcagggggcggggcggggccgcccgGGAATGGGATGTGGGGGTCCCGCCTCCGAGCTCCTGGGGGGGGGCGCCGGGCCCTGGCTCCGCAGCTCGCAGACGTACAATGCCGAGGAGGTGGACTTCGTCTTCGCCGTGGACGACGACGGCGAGACCATCAGCAAAATCGACATCGACACCGAGGCCTACACGGGTGAGGCCCCCTCTGCTCCGAAAACCCGCCCCTGCacgggcccggggtgggggtggggtactGGCCAGCTGGGGCGACCGCAGACCGTGGAGAGCAGGGTGGACGCGGCCGCCGCCCTGCTCGAAAGCACTCCCGACCGTCCCGGGCCCCgtccctcccaccccttcccgCCCCGCAGAGAACGGCGAGTGGGCCATCGACTTCTGCCCCGGGCTGATCCGTCGCCCCAACGGAGCCTCCGCTGGGGACCCGGGGGTCGTCGACGTCATCTACACGCTCATCATCCGCCGGAAGCCGCTCTTCTACGTCATCAACATCATCGTGCCCTGCGTGCTCATCTCGGGCCTGGTGCTGCTCGCCTACTTCCTGCCCGCGCAGGGTAAGGGGCCGCGGGACCCTGAGCCCGGCTCGCTGCTGGCGGGGCGGCTCTCACCGGGCGCTCCCTCCAGCCGGCGGCCAGAAGTGCACCGTTTCCATCAACGTCCTACTCGCCCAGACCGTCTTCCTGTTCCTGATCGCTCAGAAAATCCCCGAGACGTCGCTGAGCGTGCCGATGCTGGGCAGGTGACGGCAGAGGGTCCCGGGGCAAcccggggagggcgcgggggcgggggcggggccaggcaaACATGGAGGCGGAGTCAGGAGCACGCGAGGGGAGCCGGGCAGGCGAcaccgggagcagctcgggggggtcCGCGCCCTCCTGGGCTTTATTTGAGCGTGGGGCGGGACTGGGGCGGCGGTGGGTGCTCGGGTCCCCCGTCCTCCGCGCTGCAGCTGGACGCCACCTCGAGGCCTCCTGAGTATCTCTGTTGGGGATGGGCCGGCTCAACCCCTTCCCGCGAGCCCCgccaccaccccagccccccactcccctcccccggcCTCGAACTCCCCGGTGCCCGTGCCCCCATCCCGAACTCACCGGTCCTCCCTCGGTCGCGAGGCCCAGCGGGCGCCGCCGGTgctgcaggaaggaggaggacccccgcaggccccgcccgcACAGGCACAGCCACGCCCCCTGCAGCACCAGCCGGGCGCTGGCGCCCACCGCGGCCCCCGCCTGCCGCACCCGGTGCCCCGCGGCCTGGGCTAGCCGGCTCAGCGCTGCGCCCGGGTCCCCCGCGCCCGGGGCTGGGCCCGGACTG contains the following coding sequences:
- the CHRNE gene encoding acetylcholine receptor subunit epsilon isoform X10, which translates into the protein MGKSQGLQFPFAGRLFLLYEGFSPMGMKTARASLSAHHSDGTAAVTSGGAEAKNEELHLYHHLFDNYDPGSRPVKEPEDTVTITLKVTLTNLISLNEKEETLTTSVWIGIDWQDYRLNYSKDDFGGVETLRVPSELVWLPEIVLENNIDGQFGVAYDANVLIYEGGYVSWLPPAIYRSTCAVEVTYFPFDWQNCSLVFRSQTYNAEEVDFVFAVDDDGETISKIDIDTEAYTENGEWAIDFCPGLIRRPNGASAGDPGVVDVIYTLIIRRKPLFYVINIIVPCVLISGLVLLAYFLPAQAGGQKCTVSINVLLAQTVFLFLIAQKIPETSLSVPMLGRYLIFVMVVATIIVMNCVIVLNVSLRTPTTHAMSPRLRHVLLEQLPSLLGSSAPPEAPRAAPPPRRASSVGLLLRAEELILKKPRSELVFEGQRHRHGAWTAAALCQSLGAAAPEIRCCVEAVNFVAESTRSQEASVEEVSDWVRMGKALDHLCFWAALVLFGVGSSVIFLGGYFNQVPELPYPPCM
- the CHRNE gene encoding acetylcholine receptor subunit epsilon isoform X8; the protein is MGKSQGLQFPFAGRLFLLYEGFSPMGMKTARASLSAHHSDGTAAVTSGGAEAKNEELHLYHHLFDNYDPGSRPVKEPEDTVTITLKVTLTNLISLVRCPHPHPPSWGLVPTSTTLTPARLQNEKEETLTTSVWIGIDWQDYRLNYSKDDFGGVETLRVPSELVWLPEIVLENNIDGQFGVAYDANVLIYEGGYVSWLPPAIYRSTCAVEVTYFPFDWQNCSLVFRSQTYNAEEVDFVFAVDDDGETISKIDIDTEAYTENGEWAIDFCPGLIRRPNGASAGDPGVVDVIYTLIIRRKPLFYVINIIVPCVLISGLVLLAYFLPAQAGGQKCTVSINVLLAQTVFLFLIAQKIPETSLSVPMLGRYLIFVMVVATIIVMNCVIVLNVSLRTPTTHAMSPRLRHVLLEQLPSLLGSSAPPEAPRAAPPPRRASSVGLLLRAEELILKKPRSELVFEGQRHRHGAWTAAALCQSLGAAAPEIRCCVEAVNFVAESTRSQEASVEEVSDWVRMGKALDHLCFWAALVLFGVGSSVIFLGGYFNQVPELPYPPCM
- the CHRNE gene encoding acetylcholine receptor subunit epsilon isoform X9; its protein translation is MGKSQGLQFPFAGRLFLLYEGFSPMGMKTARASLSAHHSDGTAAVTSGGAEAKNEELHLYHHLFDNYDPGSRPVKEPEDTVTITLKVTLTNLISLVRCPHPHPPSWGLVPTSTTLTPARLQNEKEETLTTSVWIGIDWQDYRLNYSKDDFGGVETLRVPSELVWLPEIVLENNIDGQFGVAYDANVLIYEGGYVSWLPPAIYRSTCAVEVTYFPFDWQNCSLVFRSQTYNAEEVDFVFAVDDDGETISKIDIDTEAYTENGEWAIDFCPGLIRRPNGASAGDPGVVDVIYTLIIRRKPLFYVINIIVPCVLISGLVLLAYFLPAQAGGQKCTVSINVLLAQTVFLFLIAQKIPETSLSVPMLGRYLIFVMVVATIIVMNCVIVLNVSLRTPTTHAMSPRLRHVLLEQLPSLLGSSAPPEAPRAAPPPRRASSVGLLLRAEELILKKPRSELVFEGQRHRHGAWTAALCQSLGAAAPEIRCCVEAVNFVAESTRSQEASVEEVSDWVRMGKALDHLCFWAALVLFGVGSSVIFLGGYFNQVPELPYPPCM
- the CHRNE gene encoding acetylcholine receptor subunit epsilon isoform X11: MGKSQGLQFPFAGRLFLLYEGFSPMGMKTARASLSAHHSDGTAAVTSGGAEAKNEELHLYHHLFDNYDPGSRPVKEPEDTVTITLKVTLTNLISLNEKEETLTTSVWIGIDWQDYRLNYSKDDFGGVETLRVPSELVWLPEIVLENNIDGQFGVAYDANVLIYEGGYVSWLPPAIYRSTCAVEVTYFPFDWQNCSLVFRSQTYNAEEVDFVFAVDDDGETISKIDIDTEAYTENGEWAIDFCPGLIRRPNGASAGDPGVVDVIYTLIIRRKPLFYVINIIVPCVLISGLVLLAYFLPAQAGGQKCTVSINVLLAQTVFLFLIAQKIPETSLSVPMLGRYLIFVMVVATIIVMNCVIVLNVSLRTPTTHAMSPRLRHVLLEQLPSLLGSSAPPEAPRAAPPPRRASSVGLLLRAEELILKKPRSELVFEGQRHRHGAWTAALCQSLGAAAPEIRCCVEAVNFVAESTRSQEASVEEVSDWVRMGKALDHLCFWAALVLFGVGSSVIFLGGYFNQVPELPYPPCM
- the LOC119876292 gene encoding uncharacterized protein C17orf107-like; translation: MKGTPSSLETLLWVYHFHSSTEVALQPPLLSSLELAVASAHEYLEQRFQELDSHREPQGPPAPTPTLRLVLREAAASVVSFGATLCEISALWLQQEARRLDGGAGSPGPAPGAGDPGAALSRLAQAAGHRVRQAGAAVGASARLVLQGAWLCLCGRGLRGSSSFLQHRRRPLGLATEGGPRYSGGLEVASSCSAEDGGPEHPPPPQSRPTLK